One window of the Rhipicephalus sanguineus isolate Rsan-2018 chromosome 4, BIME_Rsan_1.4, whole genome shotgun sequence genome contains the following:
- the LOC119389851 gene encoding 7SK snRNA methylphosphate capping enzyme: METAVAVPGIHVDMSSKRGSTTVFQRTTCRSASVDHRPKTLKPANGAAAESGVLRRPAAAREEPASNQNKPPAPTGGKGTHGKRRQSFGAATDYSKHLFKRRRRDLFTPPTKFLLGGNINDPLNLASFADDEVNKRANAVTPKSSPVPTPRHRTQVEVLIPPNINDPLNLNTGEDIEFKLISPGSRKRKRRYKRKSRSEDDPATADCSATAPAATATAVAATATTATTTIDSSAPEASSATDVVDGASASATDAEAPTATPSPAVNAATTSRKTSGSAPALASSSSSSFASAAVVSTVDKIVSPVVPQGSPVKFLRRKSSGETRRSSGGAAAASSTSSRAASSNAKQQQMHFRPKDAHFQYGNYNRYYGYRNGGGQEDPRLKAMKPEWFRGLDVLDIGCNVGHLTLSLARDFAPRKVIGLDIDGGLIRAARRNVRHYLTAALAGEMRFPVSMAICHGPIAAAALPGRQAESVAFPNNVFFVEGNYIMDNEAQLEAQQEEFDMILCLSLTKWVHLNWGDDGVRFLFKRMYRQLRPGGRMLLEAQPFHSYAKKKKLTEVTYKNYHAITLRPEKFNEYLLSPEVGFAKCELVATPSHASKGFQRPLYLFTKAGSLDESQSRPGNDAKASSSSSNGNNNNNNRSCAPETSEASVTKE, translated from the exons ATGGAGACGGCAGTGGCCGTGCCCGGAATTCACGTGGACATGTCGTCCAAGCGGGGATCGACGACCGTGTTCCAGCGGACGACGTGTCGATCGGCGAGCGTCGATCATCGGCCCAAGACCCTGAAGCCCGCCAACGGAGCCGCGGCCGAGTCCGGCGTGCTCAGAAGGCCCGCCGCCGCCCGCGAAGAGCCCGCGAGCAACCAGAACAAGCCGCCCGCGCCGACTGGAGGCAAAGGCACGCACGGCAAGCGGCGTCAGTCCTTCGGCGCCGCGACCGACTACAGCAAGCACCTTTTCAAGAGGCGACGGCGCGACCTGTTCACGCCGCCCACTAAGTTCCTCCTGGGAGGCAACATCAACGACCCGCTGAACCTGGCCAGCTTCGCGGACGACGAGgtgaacaagcgcgcgaacgccGTTACGCCCAAGTCGTCACCCGTGCCGACCCCGCGGCATAGGACTCAGGTGGAGGTACTCATCCCGCCCAACATCAACGACCCGCTGAACCTGAACACGGGAGAAGACATCGAGTTCAAGCTCATCTCGCCCGGGTCGCGCAAACGAAAACGCAGGTACAAGCGCAAGTCTAGAAGTGAGGACGACCCGGCTACCGCTGACTGCAGTGCGACGGCACCCGCCGCTACTGCTACTGCCGTTGCTGCTACTGCtaccactgctactactactatagACTCCTCGGCCCCCGAGGCCTCTTCGGCGACCGACGTCGTCGATGGTGCTTCCGCCTCCGCTACCGATGCAGAGGCGCCAACGGCGACGCCTTCTCCGGCCGTCAACGCGGCGACGACCTCTCGGAAGACGTCTGGGAGCGCTCCAGCGCtcgcttcctcttcttcctcttccttcgCGTCCGCGGCTGTTGTGAGCACCGTCGACAAGATCGTCTCTCCCGTCGTGCCTCAGGGTTCGCCCGTCAAGTTCTTGCGTCGAAAGTCTTCGGGCGAGACGCGACGTTCGAGCGGCGGCGCTGCCGCCGCCTCCTCGACGTCCTCCCGTGCGGCGTCGTCCAACGCCAAGCAGCAGCAGATGCACTTCAGGCCGAAGGACGCGCATTTCCAGTACGGCAACTACAACAGGTACTACGGCTACCGCAACGGCGGCGGCCAAGAGGACCCGCGCCTGAAGGCCATGAAGCCGGAGTGGTTCCGGGGTCTAGACGTGCTCGACATCGGCTGCAACGTGGGCCACCTGACGCTGTCGCTCGCTCGCGACTTCGCACCGCGCAAGGTGATCGGACTGGACATTGACGGCGGCCTCATCCGCGCCGCGCGTCGCAACGTACGCCACTACCTGACAGCAGCGTTGGCCGGAGAGATGCGGTTCCCGGTGTCCATGGCCATCTGCCACGGTCCCATCGCGGCTGCCGCGTTGCCCGGCCGCCAGGCCGAGTCCGTGGCCTTCCCgaacaacgtcttcttcgtcgag GGCAACTACATTATGGACAACGAGGCCCAACTGGAAGCGCAGCAGGAGGAGTTTGACATGATCCTCTGCCTGAGCCTGACCAAGTGGGTGCACCTGAACTGGGGCGACGACGGCGTGCGGTTCCTGTTCAAGCGCATGTACCGCCAGCTGCGGCCTGGCGGCCGCATGCTTCTCGAGGCGCAGCCCTTTCACTCCTATGCCAAGAAGAAGAAGCTCACG GAGGTCACATACAAGAACTACCATGCAATCACCCTTCGGCCGGAAAAGTTCAACGAGTACCTGCTTTCACCAGAAGTCGGCTTTGCAAAGTGTGAACTTGTCGCCACGCCTTCCCATGCTTCCAAAG GTTTCCAAAGGCCCCTCTATTTATTCACCAAAGCAGGCTCGCTAGACGAGTCACAAAGTCGGCCCGGGAACGATGCAAAAgcctccagcagcagcagcaacggcaacaataacaacaacaacaggagCTGTGCGCCTGAGACTTCAGAAGCCAGCGTAACGAAGGAATGA